ACGGCGGACCCGGCCACATGATAGACCCGCTCGCCCACGCCCATATCAACATGGTCGGCGGCGTGGTGCTGCTGGTGATGGCTGCAAGCTATTATTTACTCCCCGTGTTGTCCAACCGTCCGCTCTATTCCCTGCGGCTGGTGAATCACACCTTCTGGTGGGTCAGCCTCGGGGTGACCGGTTTTTACAGCACGCTGCTGTTCTTCGGCATCTGGGAAGGTTTTTTGTATCTCGAGCATCCCGCAAAGGTGGAAGAGGCCCATCGTTATTACCCGCCCGTCATCGCGGCGGTTTCCACCGTGATGGGTATTGGTTTTTGGTGTTATTTCGCCAATATCTTCTTGACGGCCAGGGATATCTATAAAAGCCGTCCATGAGGCTTGAGTGCAACTGCCCCGGGAGCTTCCCCGGCTGGCACGATCAGGACATCAATCTAGCCGGACAACTAGTGCATACGGTGTCCGCACCGATGTTTCTACACATGCCGATGGGTTACGAACTGCAGGTAAAGCGGCAGCAGCAGACGCTGGAACGCCTCAACCTCACCGAACGCTGGCCCGGCTTGGTGCTGATGCGCACCGGCCTGTTGCGCGGAAAGCTCCTGCGGCTGCTGGAACCCGCGACCTCACCCGCGCGCGGACTGGAGTATCTTCCCAACCCTTTTCAGGTGCGCGGATTTTTACATGAGGGCGGTATCGGCAGCCTTGCACTAAGCGTGCGCCGGATGCAAAGTGCCCTGGTGCAATCGGGGAAACGGCCGCTGGAGTTGTACCTCAGTCATCTCACCTGCCCGCGCTGCGCGGCGGCGCGAGGCGGCGAAAAGATTTTATTGCTGCGCCACTGGGTGGAAAGCCCGGCGTTGCTAAAGCGGGTGAACCGGAAGGCGCGCTAGGCGTTAGCCGTAACCCGCCGAAGACGCTTCACCGCAGAGGACACGGAGGGGAAGCAAACCAGTATTTTATCGTATTCCTCCGCGTCCTCTGCGGTAAAAATGGCTTCTATGCTCAGTTTGACGTTGCCGCAGCTCGCGGCAACGGATAGCGCAACACCGTTTCATCCGCACCATGCTTAAGCCGTACCTGCAGGGTCTGCGGCCCATCCCCCACGTTCAGCGCACGGCGGTATACCCCGGTATGGCCGTCCTGGATGGACTGCACCCACGGATCTGCGTCACTCATGCGGATAGACACCAACAGATCGTGCGCGGCGCGGCGCGGCGGGCGCGTCCCCGACACCAGAAATTCATTCATCCCCACCACCACCGGAGCTGGGCGCGTCTCCACCCCGATCACGACATCTTGCCAGCGTTGTACAGGTAACCGTGATTCATCAGTCCCGCAGGCCACGGCGCACACGGATAATAGCGCCATGACTAACGATCTTACAGCCATAGGGCGCGGCTAATAGTTTGTTGAAAAAGGCCATCCTGGGCCTTTTTCAACACGCAAGCTGTTTTTCAACAGCCTGCTAATCGTTTTTCTCATCGTCGTCCTTGGATTTATCACTATCCAGTTTACCCGCACGCTTGGAGCCGTACATGTTGACCATGTAGTATACAAATGCAAATCCCGCCGCAATGTACACCAGGGCCGCGGCGAAGCCCCAGTCGAACCACGGGCGCGGATGTCCGGGACGGTCTCCCCAAAACGGAAAACTCAAACCCACGGCAATCAGCGTAACGACAACGACCACCGCGACAAACCAATACGGGAGATTGCGCTGCGACTCGGGGATTTTCTCGACCAGCTCCCAGTCTTCCAGGCCACGCTTCATGCGGCGTTCCTCGTCCGAGGCATAACCGTAATGATCCGGCTTCTCGACGCCCCAATCGGGGGTCCCCGGTTCACTCCCGTTTTTTTCCTCATCCTGCTGCATAGTCATCGTCCATCGCTACTGACAAAATGCTGTACTCGATAGCTCGCGCGCCAGCCATCTTGAGCCTCTACTTTTACGACAACGGGATACAGCCCCTTGGGTAGCACTTTACCAATGTGCAGATTGAGGTCCTTGCGTCCGACCGTAGTAAAACCCATTTCACTTCCAGACAATTGATAGCTCGCCGCGGGCAGGCCTTCTACCCGCACCTTCAACAGCGCTTCTTTATACAGTTTGTTGGCAAGACCGATACGGTAGTCCTGTATCGTTCCCTGATTGGTGTCCGCGCGGTAAACGCTGAGGTGGTAGGGCTGATAGCTCAGCAGCCCCCACGCGAACATCGCTGCGCCCATCACCGTGAGCGGCAGGCTCCACGAAAAACGCCCGAGCAGCGTGCCGAGATTGCTCTTGAGATTACTGCCCTGTTGAATTGCGAGTCCTACCAGCTTTGACACCTTGCGTTCGCCAAACTCGAAACTCAACAGCCCGGGCTCACCGTTGCGATATTGCAGCGAGTCGCAGGCGCTGATACACGCACCGCAGTTGATGCAACTGTCGTAGGTGCTGGTATTGCGCGGGTCTATCTCCACGGGACACACGGTAAGACAAAAGTTGCAACTCGCGCAGCGTTCGCCGCGCGCGTCGTCACAGGCGATATGCAGCGTTTGACGGGTCTTGAAGGAGTGCTGCCAAACCCGGTAGATGCACATGAAGCGGCAAAAGAAGTAGCGCACCACGGCGATGTCCACCAGAATAATCAGCACAAACACCGTGTAAATCCAGTGCAGCGAAGAGGCGAGGCGCGCATCGTCACGCAAGGTGATGAACGACAAAACCACGTCGGGCGGATAAAAATACAGCAGAGGGATCAAGGCGAGCAGCAGCGACCCCGCCAGAAACAGGCCGCCCAGCATCAGCCAGTTAATCCATTTTTTCTTGCCGGCGGAAACGTGCATCAACTCGCCGGTGAGACTCACCTCGGCGCGTTTGCCCAAAAACCTCTGGGTCATGCGGTTGGCCCACTCGGAGAAGGTGTTTTGCGGACACACCCAGCCGCAGAAGGCGGTCCCAAGCGTGGAATAGGTCATAACCAGCATACTCGAAACCGCCAGCCAAAACCCCACCACGATGAAAAAATCTGAAAACCAGATCTGCCGGTCCAGCACCACAAAGGCGCCGGCGGCGGGGTCTATGCGAAACAGACCGGTGACGGGGATCAATATGG
The DNA window shown above is from Gammaproteobacteria bacterium and carries:
- a CDS encoding cytochrome oxidase, which produces MHKSPPHPLIKFVVMSAVFFLVGTVHGVLQVIHPIRVWLDSIGSPYGGPGHMIDPLAHAHINMVGGVVLLVMAASYYLLPVLSNRPLYSLRLVNHTFWWVSLGVTGFYSTLLFFGIWEGFLYLEHPAKVEEAHRYYPPVIAAVSTVMGIGFWCYFANIFLTARDIYKSRP
- a CDS encoding 4Fe-4S binding protein codes for the protein MSVSANQALNRIKVTVETGRPASDGVRLRRYRRAVQWGALLAAILIPVTGLFRIDPAAGAFVVLDRQIWFSDFFIVVGFWLAVSSMLVMTYSTLGTAFCGWVCPQNTFSEWANRMTQRFLGKRAEVSLTGELMHVSAGKKKWINWLMLGGLFLAGSLLLALIPLLYFYPPDVVLSFITLRDDARLASSLHWIYTVFVLIILVDIAVVRYFFCRFMCIYRVWQHSFKTRQTLHIACDDARGERCASCNFCLTVCPVEIDPRNTSTYDSCINCGACISACDSLQYRNGEPGLLSFEFGERKVSKLVGLAIQQGSNLKSNLGTLLGRFSWSLPLTVMGAAMFAWGLLSYQPYHLSVYRADTNQGTIQDYRIGLANKLYKEALLKVRVEGLPAASYQLSGSEMGFTTVGRKDLNLHIGKVLPKGLYPVVVKVEAQDGWRASYRVQHFVSSDGR